The following proteins are co-located in the Apium graveolens cultivar Ventura chromosome 5, ASM990537v1, whole genome shotgun sequence genome:
- the LOC141660178 gene encoding uncharacterized protein LOC141660178, which produces MARALRDLKRKVEGDMKVGAAAIPFTKKLESTPRESGLKHFNFDSFDGLADPKEHLNYFEQISNIYDYSDLTRCRFFASTLKGGAQKWFSRIPSRSVDSWKDFREIFLKRFRANQMNELQMCHLEIIQQRSKESLPEFIKRFQEAVNQLSNLEEKEAVNIFRRNLHPISCEGYVKDLIHREPQSLASAYALASKFIKENDFLKSMKMNRRIHDDDESPERRSSSRKDKRYKLDRQANYIQQSQGTLPRESYAEPRKNERKPKAKREPKPEPEWTPLNRPRADILCEVKGKPFYYPPKPLLAPPENRARDKHCGYLEDYGHTTKNCFSLKMFIEDQIKKRNMNQYLQRRLNDKDRAPGGGKNMVNVVFGGTTSPPRSPDP; this is translated from the coding sequence ATGGCCCGGGCCCTTCGGGATCTCAAAAGAAAAGTAGAGGGCGATATGAAAGTGGGTGCGGCAGCCATCCCGTTCACTAAAAAGTTGGAATCTACCCCCAGAGAATCAGGGCTCAAACACTTCAATTTTGACTCTTTCGATGGATTAGCCGACCCCAAGGAGCATCTGAACTATTTCGAGCAAATCTCCAATATCTATGATTATAGTGACCTAACCAGGTGCCGCTTCTTCGCATCAACACTAAAGGGGGGAGCCCAGAAATGGTTCAGCCGCATTCCATCCCGGAGTGTAGACTCCTGGAAAGACTTCCGCGAGATATTTTTGAAAAGGTTCAGAGCAAACCAGATGAACGAGCTGCAAATGTGTCATTTGGAGATAATCCAGCAGAGGAGCAAGGAATCCCTCCCCGAATTTATCAAGAGATTTCAGGAAGCAGTCAATCAACTCTCTAACTTAGAAGAAAAGGAAGCAGTAAACATCTTTCGGAGAAACTTGCATCCAATATCCTGCGAAGGATACGTAAAAGATTTGATCCACAGGGAACCCCAGAGCCTAGCGTCTGCTTATGCCTTGGCATCAAAGTTCATAAAGGAAAATGATTTTCTCAAGTCAATGAAAATGAATCGGAGAATTCATGATGATGACGAGTCCCCGGAGCGTCGCTCGTCATCCCGAAAAGACAAAAGATACAAATTGGACAGACAGGCCAACTACATTCAACAATCTCAGGGAACCCTACCCCGGGAAAGTTACGCAGAACCAAGAAAAAATGAAAGAAAACCTAAGGCCAAAAGGGAGCCCAAGCCGGAACCCGAATGGACACCCCTCAACCGGCCCCGGGCAGACATTTTGTGCGAAGTTAAGGGTAAGCCGTTTTATTATCCACCGAAACCTTTACTTGCGCCTCCCGAGAACAGGGCCCGGGACAAGCATTGTGGCTATCTTGAAGATTATGGCCATACCACAAAAAACTGTTTCTCTCTCAAGATGTTCATAGAAGACCAGATCAAGAAGAGAAACATGAACCAATATCTTCAAAGGAGGTTAAATGACAAAGACAGGGCCCCGGGAGGCGGCAAAAATATGGTGAATGTAGTCTTCGGAGGCACAACCTCTCCGCCTCGGAGCCCGGACCCATAA
- the LOC141724184 gene encoding vesicle-associated protein 1-2-like isoform X1, with the protein MSTGGELLSVDPQELQFPFELKKQISCSMQLANKTGHHVAFKVKTTNPKKYCVRPNTGIVSPHSTCDVVVTMQAQKEAPPDMQCKDKFLLQSAVASGEYQGASAKEITPEMFSKETGNQVEECKLRVSYVAPREPPSPVREGSEEGTSPRVSVSENGTANPLDSNTISRASVEPQENTSEVRELITKLSEEKTSAIQQNKRLHQELELLKRESSRGRGGISFMYVILFGLVGILLGYLIKKT; encoded by the exons ATGTCTACCGGAGGAGAGCTTCTAAGCGTGGACCCACAAGAGCTTCAATTCCCAT TTGAGTTGAAGAAGCAGATCTCTTGTTCTATGCAGTTGGCTAATAAGACTGGTCATCATGTTGCATTTAAG GTGAAAACTACGAATCCAAAGAAGTATTGTGTGAGGCCTAATACTGGGATCGTTTCGCCTCACTCTACGTGTGATGTTGTAG TTACAATGCAAGCACAAAAAGAGGCTCCTCCCGACATGCAATGCAAGGATAAGTTCTTACTCCAAAGTGCAGTTGCATCGGGAGAATATCAAGGAGCTTCTGCAAAGGAAATTACTCCAGAAATG TTTAGCAAGGAGACAGGAAATCAGGTTGAGGAGTGCAAACTGAGAGTTAGTTATGTTGCGCCCCGAGAACCACCGTCACCAGTCAGAGAAGGATCTGAGGAAGGTACGTCACCGAGGGTTTCAGTATCAGAAAATGGAACTGCTAATCCGCTCGACTCCAACACG ATCTCAAGAGCATCTGTCGAGCCTCAAGAGAACACCTCAGAG GTAAGGGAACTTATTACTAAGCTGTCTGAAGAGAAAACTTCTGCCATTCAGCAAAATAAAAGGCTTCACCAAGAACTG GAACTTCTAAAGCGTGAAAGCAGCCGAGGCCGTGGTGGTATCTCGTTCATGTATGTTATCCTGTTTGGGTTGGTTGGCATACTATTGGGGTATCTTATCAAGAAGACGTGA
- the LOC141724184 gene encoding vesicle-associated protein 1-2-like isoform X2: protein MSTGGELLSVDPQELQFPFELKKQISCSMQLANKTGHHVAFKVKTTNPKKYCVRPNTGIVSPHSTCDVVVTMQAQKEAPPDMQCKDKFLLQSAVASGEYQGASAKEITPEMFSKETGNQVEECKLRVSYVAPREPPSPVREGSEEGTSPRVSVSENGTANPLDSNTISRASVEPQENTSEELLKRESSRGRGGISFMYVILFGLVGILLGYLIKKT from the exons ATGTCTACCGGAGGAGAGCTTCTAAGCGTGGACCCACAAGAGCTTCAATTCCCAT TTGAGTTGAAGAAGCAGATCTCTTGTTCTATGCAGTTGGCTAATAAGACTGGTCATCATGTTGCATTTAAG GTGAAAACTACGAATCCAAAGAAGTATTGTGTGAGGCCTAATACTGGGATCGTTTCGCCTCACTCTACGTGTGATGTTGTAG TTACAATGCAAGCACAAAAAGAGGCTCCTCCCGACATGCAATGCAAGGATAAGTTCTTACTCCAAAGTGCAGTTGCATCGGGAGAATATCAAGGAGCTTCTGCAAAGGAAATTACTCCAGAAATG TTTAGCAAGGAGACAGGAAATCAGGTTGAGGAGTGCAAACTGAGAGTTAGTTATGTTGCGCCCCGAGAACCACCGTCACCAGTCAGAGAAGGATCTGAGGAAGGTACGTCACCGAGGGTTTCAGTATCAGAAAATGGAACTGCTAATCCGCTCGACTCCAACACG ATCTCAAGAGCATCTGTCGAGCCTCAAGAGAACACCTCAGAG GAACTTCTAAAGCGTGAAAGCAGCCGAGGCCGTGGTGGTATCTCGTTCATGTATGTTATCCTGTTTGGGTTGGTTGGCATACTATTGGGGTATCTTATCAAGAAGACGTGA